In Globicephala melas chromosome 20, mGloMel1.2, whole genome shotgun sequence, the genomic window ACATTCCTTATATTCAATCACTTTATGCTGACAAATATAATTCTTAATACCTGTCAAATCTGTTTTCCTGTTCATTCCCAATACCACTGCCAGTTCAGTTGTGTTTTATCTCTTATCTAATTATCTCAGCCACTTCCTATTTTTCCCACCTCAGGTGCCCTTTTCTAATTCACCCTCTGTGTGAGCTGTCAGGGTTAAATTGCAAATCTGATTGTGTCACTCTCTTACTTAAATCCTTTAGTTGATTCTAATCATCCAAACTTCTCAGTGTGGTATTTAAATAAGGatgatcaaataaataaataaataaggatcaTCATGATCTGGCCTGTGCTGGCCTTTTTAGCCTCATTTCCCCCATTTGGGTCGACAAACCCAATGTTCTATCATACCAAACTCCTAAAATGCGCTGTTTCAGCCCTCTGTGCTATAGCTGTTCCTCAGTCTGCAGTGCCTCTTCTTGAGTGCAGGAactatccttttattttattttttaaagaacattttattataagaacataatagaaaaattagaaaagtattcaatataaagaaaaataaaggcaaaatgtCCATAATCCTATCATACATAATAACTACTATTTATATGTAGATGTATGTATGACCTTCTAAAcctttttgtttgtgtatttgctTCTAAAACAACTTGGGTTCTAACTTCATTCATaacaatttttaataaacaaaataagtttgttttttgtatgtatgtatggttTAACCGGTTTCAGATTTTCCCTGTCATACTGTAACTCACGTCCTTGAAGCTAGGTTCTCTTGGCATAGTATCTGACATGGTGATATGCTCAGTGAGGGAACATTTTATTTGATATGGTAGGATCATTTTATGAAAAGCAGTGAAAGCCAGAGGAGTTTTATATTATTCTTTGGGTAATTGGTTAGCCTTCATTGGTGATTGAATCCTTATGTAACAGAAGTCATGTTTTAGAAGGATAACGGTAGTTTTTAGTGAGAAGTAGGGAGTAGGGAGAGAGTTGAGCAGGGGAGACCATTTAGGATAATACTGTGGTTCTTGAGTAGTTGGTGTTAGCAAAAATTGCTACTTTAAATAAGTAACAAAATCACTGCTACTGGCTTACGTTGGAGATGCTGCCTGAGAAGTGGATGATAGCAGGGATTCTGGAGGCAAAACTGGCATCAGAACATAGTTCTCTGTCACTTGGTGGTTGTATTACTTAGCacttctgtgcctcattttccttatctatgaaatggggatgtTAATAAAACCACTTTCTTCAgagggttgtcatgaggattaaattagttgcTTTTTGTAAAGCCTTTAGGACAGTGCCTAGCACTTTGTGTCTTAAACATGtgctttgatgatgatgatgatgtgcaCACATACAGTTGATCTAAGAATGAATAGCTTTTCcattcatgtattatttttattacaaccAACAGATAGTTGCATCTCATTCTTCTTTCATTATCCCTCTCCCAGTTTCTATATAAAGCTTTTAATAGGCGTTCAAAAACTGCGTACTGAATACACAGTGTAAATGGAAACCAacctaaagaaattaaatgactagTACAAGATTTTACAGGTAACTAGTGAGAGAGTCCAGACTAGAACCCAGGCCTCTTGAACCTCAACTTATTATTCTTCATATAATGCTATCTGAAATGAACAGTATTAAATAAGAGAAAAGTGGGAGagtcttatatttaatttttaactgttTACAAAATGTGATCGGTATGTGTAGAATGGCAGTCCacttagggtttttgtttttgtcttgtttgactcATTTTTAAGGGGCAATGAAAGCCTTCCATGCTTTCTGtgttgttcttttgatatttggGAGTGTCTCTGAAGCCAAGATTGATGATTTCGAGGATGAGGAAGACATCGTAGAGTATGATGATAATGACTTTGCTGAATTTGAGGATATCACAGAAGACTCTGTTACTGAATCTCCTCAACGAGTGATAACCACTGAAGATGATGAAGACGAGACTACTGTGGAGTTGGAAGGGCAGGATGAAAACCAAGAAGGAGATTTTGAAGATGCAGATACCCAGGTAAAggttcttttttattgatttcttggGAAAGTGGAAGGATGGGACAATGTGTAACTAGCACTTTTCCCAGACATTAAAAGTAATGCCCAGGTCTAAGGAGACCTTTACCCTCTGGTATGCTCATTTTTATTCAGTAGGTGGAGCTCTTCTAAATGATTGTGGTATGTTCTCACCTTTTACATTCAACAAAAAATGAATTGTATTTTTCTCCTCTATGGAAAGcctggatggaggatggtggagtGGGGGTGGATATGTATTGGTATGTGGGTGGGTGGGAATTGTATCATTTAGAACTCAGGGTTGAAATGCATGGGGGGGGGTcatcatttgtttaaaatatgtaagATCTCTGTGTTCTGTGCTTGCTGctttcatgttcttttttccttacaaatgttatctataaaaatgagataaaattgcTGGTGATGTTAGTGGGGGAAAACAGATTGTGCCTCATTTTCGTAGGAGGGAGATACCGAGAGTGAACCATATGATGATGAAGAATTTGAAGGTTATGAAGACAAACCAGATACTTCTTCTAGCAAAAATAAAGACCCAATAACAATTGTCGATGTAGGTATACAGGTTTTGAATCCCAAACTAACCAACAAAATATCTTGCTGTCATTAATCTCAGAAATATAATTAGTGACACGTAGCTGGTGTTGCTGTAACGTGGGAGCCATGAAAGAGTTTGACATCAGTTCTTCTGATGCAGTGGACACACGGAAAAACAACCTGTATCTTTTGTTGGgttctttttatataaatctatttatttatttattttatttttggctgcgttgggtctttgttgctgcgcgcaggctttctctagttgcggtgagcgggggctactcttcattgcagtgcacagacttctcattgtcgtggcttcccttgttatggagcacaggctctaggcgcacgggcttcagtagttgcggcacacgggctcagtagttgtggctcgcgcgctctagagcgcaggctcagtagttgtggcacacgggcttagttgctcctcggcatgtgggatcttcccgaaccagggcttgaacccatatcccctgcattggcaggcggattcttaaccactgtgccaccagggaagtaccacaacccatatgtttttattttagctttcctAGTTTTATTTACCAAGGAATGAGGAGGATAGACGttgggtttatttgggaggtgggaCTCGGAATCAAGATGAATACAGAGGGCTTTCCAGCGTTTCATCCCATTTGATTATCCTCATATTTCCTTAAAGAATCTTTTACAAAGATGACCTggaaggacttccctagtggcgcagtggttaagaatccgcctgccaacgcaggggacacgggttcaatccgtggtccgggaggatcccacatgcctgcggaagcccgcatgcctagagctcatgctgtgcaacaagagaagccaatgcaatgagaagcccgtgcactgcaacaaagagtagcccctgctcgctgcaactagagaaatcccacgcgcagcaatgaagacccaacacagccaaataaataaataaataaataaataataaaaccttcattaaaaaaaaaaagtaacactgaaaaaaaaatgatgacctGGAAAACCGAAATGGGCATATTTTTCAAAGTATAACCATATTCAGTGACAGTTATCTAACGTATCCACTTCTGTTTATGGGTTTTCTCATTCTCCTTCATACCTTGAGTTAGACTTCGTCCTTCAGCCTCAGCCAACATTAAATGGAACAATTGTTCTTCTTTAGGTTCCTGCACACCTCCAGAACAGTTGGGAGAGTTATTATCTAGAGATTTTAATGGTGACTGGTCTGCTTGCCTACATCATGAATTATATCATCGGGAAGAATAAAAACAGTCGCCTTGCTCAGGCCTGGTTTAACACTCATAGGGAGCTTTTGGAGAGCAACTTTACCTTAGTAGGTAAGTTAGGCTAATACAAGTCTAGCCACCTGTTTGAAAACTTTCTGGTAAGAACTGCTTATTCTGCTCAGTGTAAGCATCTAACTACTTTCATGGACTGCTGAAGAggatgctttttttccttctctcaaggATCCCTTTTTTGTTAGGTTTTGCATAATGAATAAATCGCAttcatgaaataattttctcACCTTTCATCAAACATTTGCTGTACAGCTTCAGATAGAATGAGACAATCAGTGTTATCAAAACAAGTTGATAAAAATCTAGCCAAAAGCAAAGAATTTTGACATTTTAGGTAGCTTGTAGCTTGATAAATGCTTTCAATTCATCTTTTAGAAATTGGAAGTCCTTCAAAATTCCTTCAGGTTTTAGGCACTTTAGTGTCAGACCCACTGTAGAGATGTACAAGATGTACACTGATACCTTAGAGGAAGTCCTGTAATGGTGTAGTGTAGGGGGTAAGGTAGACTCACTCACCTTCACTTCAGTTTGGCTTTAAACACTTTGTTTCCCTTTGATAGCAAGCAAGTATCCATCTCTTCTGCCCTTTAGCAGGAATGTGTACTATGTTGTGCTAGGTACTTTGCATACATtgtttcttatttaatctttagaaCAATACTGGCAGTTGGATATAGTTTCTGTTTTCCTAAGGAGGGAACTGAAGTCCAGAGAAGTGTTAAAATTTGTCTAAGCTGTTCAACTGCAACCATGATATTAGAACCTAGTCTACCTGCTTCCAAAGTCCATGCTGTCCACTGTACCATATACTATTTCAGTACTTTTTGACCtggaaattaggaaaaaaataagcagCCTTTAATGCCTTCTACTTCCCTTGGTGTGTTTTCATTTGGTGTGTCAGTCTGCTTTACCTTGTAAAGTTGGACACTTTTTTTTGTACATTTGGACACTTTTTTGTACATTAATGAATTAAATGAAGAGAGGAAATTATTGGAATTTGAGCTTTTTGTAGCTCTTAATACCACTGTTATCATTTTGCTGCAGGAAAAACAAGCTTGGATAAAgttaaatgaaaggaaacagTGAGGGAGTGTTGAATAGTTAGTATTAATGGTATTTTTAATTCActacataggtttttttttttttttaacttttggcaGAGACATTTAAACTGACTTTGCTCCATTTTGTACCTACTCTTGACATACTTATATTCCAAGCTGAATGTCGTTAACTAACAAGGACACACAAGTAATGCTAGAGTCCATAATTTTTTAATGGcagcaataaagcattttaaaagtaaaaggaataaTGCCCATCTGTTGTAATCTATGTCTAAAGGAGAGTTCTATAATATAGATAAGTATTGTTAACCTAAAGGTACCGTCATTTTGGGGTCAGAGTAGAAGAGTGTGTGGTGATTAGGCCCCAACATTTCCAGTGAATCATGTTAATGGTTTTACCCCTAGGGGATGATGGAACTAACAAAGAAGCCACCAGCACAGGAAAGCTGAACCAGGAGAACGAGCACATTTACAACCTATGGTGTTCTGGTCGAGTGTGCTGTGAGGGGATGCTTATCCAGCTGAGGGTAAGTAGGGAATTTCTGGTACAGTGTAtatcttcctttcattttttccagtgtGATCCCAAGTCCTGTAAGATCAGtgtctcatttttttcatgtttgacTTAAAATGAGATCTAAAAATCatcttttgggaattccctggtggtccagtggttaagactctgtgcttccactgcaggaggcccaggttcgatccctggtcagggaactaagatcctgcaagccatgtggcacggccaaataagtaaataaaaatcatcttttttaCTGACTGGCAAATGTAGAGTATATTTGATGAAGCATTTGAGTCCCCCTCCAATGTCTTCTCCTTATAGCAAACAGAAGTTGCAATTGTTCTcttgggctttttgttttttagttcctCAAGAGACAGGACTTACTGAATGTCCTGGCCCGGATGATGAGGCCAGTGAGTGATCAAGTGGTATGTATTCTTCCTGCTGGTTTTCTCTGTACAGATTGAATTCTTAACTTCTTAGAGCTTGTTCTATTTCTTGCCAGGATTATATTTGGACTTTCTAACAACTTGTGTCCCTTGCCCAAAAAATGGAACCTTTTCTATCTAGACAGATCATCTTCCACTCAGTGTGAAACTGGGGGTGGAGGTGCAGGTGGGTGTGAGGAGACATATGTGCTTTTTGTGGGGAAAGAGGTAATACTTTGTCACCAGGTAGATCAACAGAATCAACCTGGATGATGGAGGTAAAACAGTTGTCACAGACCATTTGCCCTCACATCTGACTCTGCTTTTGGTATCTGCTTTTATCTTTGGCAGTAGGCtgggttttttttcaaatattttttgcctCAAGTAATACATCTTGGGCTGAATGAGTTCATAACACAATATGGAGACCTTATTGTTTGGtatactttctttcctttgttaaattaacatgtTAATCTGAAAATTGTGTCCTTCATTAGAAATGCCACATTCCCCCTCCCTTCATTCTTCCAGTAAATAATTGTGCTGACTCCCACTGcagcaagaaacaaaaatacatgaGACAGTCTTTTATATAAGCTAGTAGAACAagaaatgtatgcatatatatcaaAATACAAAGTAGTATTTGGTTAATAAGTGCTATATTGGTAATATAATTAGGTACTTTTTATTGGATTGAAACTCAATTGTTATTTTAAAGGTCTTATTGTTAGTTGGAaacctgtttcttttatttattttaatttttctaatgtgGCCGCTGATGATTTAACCCACTAGTTTTTAGAGCCTCCTCAGTTAAAACTCAAAGGAGGAAGTTTTGCTGCATCTTCTGCCATCTTTTTGTAGAAATTATTCTTTAGAGTGTTGTGTTAATCATTTTCAGTTCTTTCCTGAGGTAGATTtaatcttctcttttcctctgagccAGCCAGCCTTTTACCTTTTTtgctgttttgggggtttttttccctgcaaTGAAAAGCAGCCTCAACAAACATAtgggttttttatatttttaagcctTTTTATGTGGGTTCTGCTTAAAAGAGCAGAAAACCTTTCTTTAGCAGCTGACATCTTGCCAGATCTTTGCCATATTTCCCTTCATTAACATTTCCCTTCTTCCACATATATACTGGTAAATTTTGACCCAAACTTCTAAAGATATAGTTAATAAGACAAATAGGGCCATGTTTTATCATACCAGACTCTTTAGGCTATAACTTTATCTCTCTGGCCCAATGTCGAGTATTAAAAACTGTTTAACCTGCCTCTGGGGTGTTTCCAACACCAACAACCAATTCTCTGATTCTCCAGATACCAGTTGGGTGtccaacaattcaattcaattctgatacTATCTACTTGGAGTTAATGCCAGATCCCACAAGTTAAAGGTCTCATTCCCACAAGATTGCccacacttcagatgccagttgcagGCCCCGGGCCACCGTACTTCTGACTGCCCAGCTATAAATCTAGAGTTCCCACAGCCCTCCCCTCAGATTCAATAATTTTCTAGAATAGCTcagagaactcaggaaaacactttacttacatttaccagtttattgtAAAGGCTGCaattcaggaacagccaaatggaagagaggcatgggggtggggtggtgcacagagcttccatgcctcTAGAGCTTGGGCCCCTCTTCATAGGGTCATTTaggctgttggcagaattcagttccctgTGGTTGCAAGTTCCTATTTTCCTGCTAGTTGTCGCTGGGAACTGCTCTTAGCTCCTAGAGGCCATTCTCCGGTCCTTGCCACGTGGTTCCCCTCCACCCCATAGCCCTTTCACACTTTCACCCTTTCTTCAAGTAGGGTCCAGTCCCTTTTGAGGACTCACTTGATTAGGTCAGTCCACCCAGGATAGTGTCCCTTTTGATTAACTGAAAGTCACCTGATTAGGGACCATCTGCCATGTAACACAGCATAATCATGGTAATGATAATACCATCACATTCATAAGTCCTGCTCACATTCGAGGGGAGGATGTATACACCAGCAGGCAGGCATATTGGGGGCTGTCTTAGAAATCTGCCTATCACAGAACCTAACAGgtgagttttgttgttttttttttaaagcaaataaaagtaACCATGAATGATGAAGATATGGATACCTATGTGTTTGCTGTTGGTACTCGGAAAGCCTTGGTACGACTACAGAAAGAGATGCAGGATCTGGTATGTCAGgttctttttcaaataatatgTCGAAACTGTGCCTCTTTATTACATAAATGTTTGACTTCAGAGCATAAAGTAATTATATCACTTGAACAGTTGTATCACTTTGAAATAGGTCAGTACATAttctcttgagaaaaaaaatccttgtgcATAATAAAATATCATGTCTTACTTTCAACTACGTCTTCCTCTAGAGTGAGTTTTGTAGTGACAAACCTAAGTCTGGAGCGAAGTATGGACTGCCTGACTCCTTGGCCATCCTGTCAGAGATGGGAGAAGTCACAGAGGGAATGATGGATACAAAGGTAAATACAATAGAAGACATACATTTGTAGACCATTTACGGGGCAGTCTCCCTGAAAGTTACACTGTACAAATTCTTCATTTTATCTTCCTTTCCCACACAACCGGTAAAATACTTTCTTTAAACAATAGATTCACTTGTcaaaaagacagttttattagTCAAGAAATTCTCTCTAAATCA contains:
- the CCDC47 gene encoding PAT complex subunit CCDC47, whose amino-acid sequence is MKAFHAFCVVLLIFGSVSEAKIDDFEDEEDIVEYDDNDFAEFEDITEDSVTESPQRVITTEDDEDETTVELEGQDENQEGDFEDADTQEGDTESEPYDDEEFEGYEDKPDTSSSKNKDPITIVDVPAHLQNSWESYYLEILMVTGLLAYIMNYIIGKNKNSRLAQAWFNTHRELLESNFTLVGDDGTNKEATSTGKLNQENEHIYNLWCSGRVCCEGMLIQLRFLKRQDLLNVLARMMRPVSDQVQIKVTMNDEDMDTYVFAVGTRKALVRLQKEMQDLSEFCSDKPKSGAKYGLPDSLAILSEMGEVTEGMMDTKMVHFLTHYADKIESVHFSDQFSGPKIMQEEGQPLKLPDTKRTLLFTFNVPGSGNTYPKDMEALLPLMNMVIYSIDKAKKFRLNREGKQKADKNRARVEENFLKLTHVQRQEAAQSRREEKKRAEKERIMNEEDPEKQRRLEEAALRREQKKLEKKQMKMKQIKVKAM